In one window of Synchiropus splendidus isolate RoL2022-P1 chromosome 15, RoL_Sspl_1.0, whole genome shotgun sequence DNA:
- the prpf31 gene encoding U4/U6 small nuclear ribonucleoprotein Prp31 → MSLADELLADLEEAGDEGEDGLYPEEDGEESDGETSQGGLEDIPEEMEVDYSKAESVTAIAKLRNSKQFSDIIDKISDYVGKQRKNSEVSGPVEADPEYRLIVAANNLTVEIDNELNIIHKFTRDKYSKRFPELESLVPDSLDYIRTVKELGNNLEKCKNNETLQQILTNATIMVVSVTASTTQGTMLNEEELKQLEEACDMALELNQSKHRIYEYVESRMSFIAPNLSIIVGASTAAKIMGIAGGLTNLSKMPACNLMLLGAQRRTLSGFSSTSLLPHTGFIYHCDIVQSLPPDLRRKAARLVAAKCTLAARVDSFHESLDGKYGYDVKEEIERKFDKWQEPPPVKQVKPLPAPLDGQRKKRGGRRYRKMKERLGLTEIRKHANRMTFAEIEDDAYQEDLGFSLGQLGKSGSGRVRQAQVNEATKARISKSLQRTLQKQSMTYGGKSTVRDRSSGTSSSVAFTPLQGLEIVNPQAAEKKVAEANQKYFSNMSEFLKVKKEKM, encoded by the exons ATGTCTCTGGCAGATGAGCTTCTGGCCGATCTGGAAGAGGCCGGtgatgagggtgaggatggaTTGTATCCGGaagaagatggagaggagagcgaTGGCGAGACCTCACAAGGGGGGCTGGAGGACATCCCagaggagatggaggtggaCTACAGTAAAGCAGAGAGCGTGACCGCCATCGCCAAACTACGCAACAGCAAACAG TTTTCAGACATCATAGATAAGATTTCTGACTATGTTGGGAAACAGCGCAAAAACTCTGAAG TTTCTGGCCCGGTGGAAGCCGACCCAGAGTACCGGCTGATTGTTGCAGCCAATAATCTGACAGTCGAGATCGACAATGAACTCA ATATCATTCACAAGTTCACACGGGACAAATATTCCAAGAGATTCCCAGAGCTCGAGTCGCTGGTGCCAGATTCCCTGGATTATATCCGCACGGTCAAG GAATTGGGCAACAACCTCgaaaagtgcaaaaacaacGAAACTCTGCAGCAAATCCTGACAAACGCCACGATCATGGTGGTCAGCGTGACGGCGTCGACCACACAGGG GACGATGCTGAatgaggaggagctgaagcagctggaggaggcctGTGACATGGCGCTGGAGCTGAACCAGTCCAAACATCGCATATATGAGTATGTGGAGTCCCGAATGTCCTTTATCGCCCCGAATCTGTCCATTATCGTCGGAGCCTCCACTGCTGCCAAGATCATGG GTATCGCAGGAGGCCTCACTAACCTTTCCAAGATGCCAGCCTGCAATCTGATGCTGCTGGGAGCTCAGAGGAGAACCCTGTCTGGCTTCAGCAGCACCTCACTGCTGCCACACACTGGCTTCATCTATCACTGCGACATAGTTCAGTCGCTTCCACCT GACCTCCGCAGAAAAGCGGCTCGACTGGTTGCTGCCAAGTGCACGCTGGCGGCTCGGGTGGACAGTTTTCACGAGAGTCTCGATGGAAAG TACGGCTACGACGTCAAAGAGGAAATCGAAAGAAAGTTTGATAAATGGCAGGAGCCTCCGCCAGTCAAGCAGGTCAAACCTCTGCCTGCACCTCTGGATGgccagagaaagaaaagaggaggaagaag GTATCGAAAGATGAAGGAGCGTCTGGGTTTGACAGAGATCAGGAAACACGCCAACAGGATGACCTTTGCAGAG ATTGAAGACGACGCCTACCAGGAGGATCTAGGCTTCAGTCTGGGTCAGCTTGGGAAAAGCGGCAGTGGACGAGTCCGGCAGGCTCAAGTCAACGAGGCCACCAAAGCCAGGATCTCCAAGTCTCTGCAG aGGACACTGCAGAAGCAGAGCATGACGTACGGAGGAAAGTCCACCGTCAGGGAccgttcatctggaaccagctCCAGTGTGGCCTTCACACCTCTGCAG GGATTAGAGATCGTCAATCCTCAGGCTGCAGAGAAGAAGGTGGCTGAAGCAAACCAGAAATATTTCTCCAACATGTCCGAGTTCCTTAAAGTCAAGAAGGAGAAGATGTGA
- the ndufa3 gene encoding NADH dehydrogenase [ubiquinone] 1 alpha subcomplex subunit 3, with amino-acid sequence MAKIGAFLKNAWNKEPVILVSCTIGALGMVLPFISPFTKYSAMLNEAVPYQYPVPVRDDGNMPDVASHPCDPIGNKLEWLKNF; translated from the exons ATGGCGA AAATCGGCGCATTCTTAAAGAATGCCTGGAACAAGGAGCCTGTCATCCTCGTCTCCTGCACTATCGGCGCTCTAG gcatgGTCCTGCCGTTCATCAGTCCATTTACAAAGTATTCCGCAATGTTAAATGAAGCAGTGCCGTACCAATATCCAG TTCCTGTGCGAGATGATGGCAACATGCCTGACGTTGCTTCACACCCCTGTGATCCCATCGGCAACAAGTTGGAATGGTTGAAAAACTTCTGA
- the cnot3a gene encoding CCR4-NOT transcription complex subunit 3a isoform X3, producing the protein MADKRKLQGEIDRCLKKVAEGVEQFEDIWQKLHNAANANQKEKYEADLKKEIKKLQRLRDQIKTWLASNEIKDKRQLVENRKLIETQMERFKVVERETKTKAYSKEGLGLAQKVDPAQREKEETGQWLTSTIDTLNMQVDQFESEVESLSVQTRKKKGDKEKQDRIDELKRLIERHRFHIRMLETILRMLDNDSVPVDAIQKIKDDVEYYIDSSQEPDFEENEFLYDDLDLEDIPAALVATSPSGQGNVEDEMYLHSSSTPTSTTSSSPIPPSPATCTASPVKNGAPSLLSSFSSSTTSGSSSASSLVSMASVVGGIPPVPTSSSLIGSFSSAVQQHQHQSAQPQQQPQNQQQQPPLTKPSAPSNNTPSPPSNPLLPASTTPSLPTPSTPISSAVNSLSQPTSGSTPGSSLGLGLGLGLSKGGMTGTSTANQMSGLGLSGHPTPLNTMAGLISGSTPAPYAQAAASGGLGLSGTTQSSISVESSTSITTSGSSGVTTNGAGTGLGLLGSSPAHSSLSGSILGLVPGQSVTPGASQLPPSSVSTTPGVVGMMGGNGGSVGVVGAVNATPARPPSGLKQNGSTSYSAVVAESSTESALSTPSQSQSSQPSSLSSSTSQQLDNGPSLISSITLPPSSPSPSFSDSTPGGGSLLNGPHSYTQASDGLKAPEPLSSLKAMAERAALGSGLDGEMSNLHITDRGRNDIFSSSAPGTPSAPQPSVSEVSIPPSLGVCPLGPTSLPKDQLYQQAMQEAAWTHMPHPSDSERIRQYLMRNPCPTLPFHHQIPPHHSDSIEFYQRLSTETLFFIFYYLEGTKAQYLSAKALKKQSWRFHTKYMMWFQRHEEPKTITDEFEQGTYIYFDYEKWGQRKKEGFTFEYRYLEDRDLQ; encoded by the exons ATGGCTGACAAGAGAAAACTTCAAG GTGAGATCGACCGATGTTTGAAAAAAGTGGCTGAAGGTGTAGAACAGTTTGAAGATATCTGGCAAAAG CTCCATAATGCAGCTAATGCAAACCAGAAGGAAAAATATGAGGCTGACCTCAAGAAAGAAATCAAGAAGTTGCAG CGACTGAGAGATCAGATAAAGACATGGTTGGCCTCAAACGAGATCAAAGACAAACGGCAGCTAGTCGAAAATCGCAAACTCATAGAGACG CAAATGGAGCGATTCAAAGTGGTGGAGCGAGAAACAAAAACGAAAGCGTACTCAAAAGAAGGTTTAGGCCTTGCTCAGAAAGTGGATCCAGCTCAAAGGGAGAAGGAAGAGACAGGGCAGTGGCTGACG AGTACAATAGACACGTTAAACATGcaggtggatcagtttgagagtgAGGTGGAGTCTCTCTCTGttcaaacaagaaagaaaaagggTGATAAAGAG AAGCAGGATCGTATTGATGAGTTAAAGCGGCTAATTGAGCGACACAGGTTTCACATTCGCATGTTGGAAACTATTTTACGAATGCTGGACAATGACTCGGTGCCAGTGGATGCAATCCAGAAGATCAAGGACGATGTTGAGTACTACATAGATTCCTCCCAAGAACCGGACTTTGAAGAAAATGAGTTCCTGTATGATGACTTGGACCTAGAAGACATCC CTGCAGCTTTAGTTGCCACTTCTCCATCAGGTCAAGGCAACGTTGAAGACGAGATGTACCTCCACTCCAGCAGCACTCCCACTTCTACCACGTCCTCTTctcccatccctccatccccaGCCACTTGCACTGCT TCACCTGTGAAGAACGGCGCTCCCTCCttgctctcctccttctcttcctccaccaCCTCGGGCTCCTCCTCGGCCTCGTCCCTCGTGTCCATGGCCAGTGTCGTTGGGGGTATTCCACCAGTTCCTACGAGCAGCAGTCTAATAGGAAGCTTTAGCAGCGCTGTGCAACAGCATCAGCATCAATCTGCACAACCGCAGCAACAACctcagaaccagcagcagcagccacctCTGACCAAACCATCAGCTCCCTCGAACAACACCCCCAGTCCACCCAGCAACCCGCTACTCCCGGCCTCCACCACCCCCTCTCTCCCCACACCCAGCACACCTATTTCATCTGCTGTCAACTCTCTGTCTCAGCCTACTTCGGGGTCCACACCAGGATCCAGCTTGGGACTTGGATTGGGGCTGGGATTGAGCAAAGGTGGCATGACGGGGACCAGCACTGCCAACCAAATGTCAGGATTGGGCCTGAGTGGCCACCCCACACCTCTAAATACAATGGCAGGCCTCATTTCAGGATCCACTCCTGCACCTTATGCTCAGGCTGCGGCATCTGGTGGTTTAGGTTTAAGTGGCACCACCCAATCCAGCATttcagtggagagcagcactTCTATCACAACCTCTGGCTCCAGTGGAGTCACTACCAACGGGGCAGGGACGGGGCTTGGTCTGCTGGGTTCCAGTCCGGCCCATAGCTCTCTGAGTGGCAGCATATTGGGTTTAGTTCCTGGGCAAAGTGTCACCCCTGGTGCGTCGCAGCTGCCCCCAAGTTCAGTCAGCACTACACCAGGAGTGGTGGGTATGATGGGAGGAAACGGAGGAAGTGTTGGTGTGGTCGGAGCGGTGAACGCCACCCCTGCGAGACCGCCCAGTGGACTGAAGCAGAACGGAAGCACAA GCTATAGTGCCGTGGTGGCTGAGAGTTCCACAGAATCGGCTCTAAGCACACCCAGCCAGTCACAAAGCAGTCAGCCCTCTTCTCTCAGCTCGTCCACCAGTCAGCA ACTGGACAATGGCCCCAGTTTAATCAGCTCCATCACGCTGCCTCCAAGCTCTCCGTCACCCTCGTTTTCGGACAGCACACCTGGTGGAGGGAGTCTTCTGAACGGACCTCATTCGTATACACAAGCATCCGATGGTCTGAAG GCTCCTGAACCGCTCAGTTCACTGAAGGCGATGGCCGAGAGAGCTGCTCTGGGCTCAGGTTTGGACGGAGAAATGTCTAACCTGCACATAACGGACAGAGGTCGGAATG ACATCTTCTCTTCATCAGCACCAGGTACACCTTCTGCTCCTCAGCCGTCTGTGTCAGAAGTCAGCATCCCACCCTCACTTGGGGTGTGTCCACTGGGCCCCACCTCCCTCCCCAAAGACCAACTGTACCAACAGGCCATGCAGGAGGCAGCGTGGACGCACATGCCACACCCCTCCGACTCTGAGAGGATCAG GCAATATCTGATGAGGAACCCGTGTCCCACCTTGCCGTTCCATCACCAGATCCCCCCCCACCACTCTGACTCCATAGAGTTCTACCAGAGACTGTCCACAGAGAcgctcttcttcattttctacTATCTGGAG GGCACCAAGGCGCAGTACTTGTCTGCCAAGGCTCTGAAGAAGCAGTCGTGGAGGTTTCACACCAAGTACATGATGTGGTTCCAGCGGCACGAGGAGCCCAAGACTATCACTGACGAATTCGAGCAG GGCACTTACATTTACTTTGACTACGAAAAATGGGGCCAGAGGAAGAAGGAGGGGTTCACCTTTGAGTACAGGTACCTGGAGGACAGAGACCTGCAGTGA
- the cnot3a gene encoding CCR4-NOT transcription complex subunit 3a isoform X2: MADKRKLQGEIDRCLKKVAEGVEQFEDIWQKLHNAANANQKEKYEADLKKEIKKLQRLRDQIKTWLASNEIKDKRQLVENRKLIETQMERFKVVERETKTKAYSKEGLGLAQKVDPAQREKEETGQWLTSTIDTLNMQVDQFESEVESLSVQTRKKKGDKEKQDRIDELKRLIERHRFHIRMLETILRMLDNDSVPVDAIQKIKDDVEYYIDSSQEPDFEENEFLYDDLDLEDIPAALVATSPSGQGNVEDEMYLHSSSTPTSTTSSSPIPPSPATCTAENSEDDKKRGRSTESEVSQSPVKNGAPSLLSSFSSSTTSGSSSASSLVSMASVVGGIPPVPTSSSLIGSFSSAVQQHQHQSAQPQQQPQNQQQQPPLTKPSAPSNNTPSPPSNPLLPASTTPSLPTPSTPISSAVNSLSQPTSGSTPGSSLGLGLGLGLSKGGMTGTSTANQMSGLGLSGHPTPLNTMAGLISGSTPAPYAQAAASGGLGLSGTTQSSISVESSTSITTSGSSGVTTNGAGTGLGLLGSSPAHSSLSGSILGLVPGQSVTPGASQLPPSSVSTTPGVVGMMGGNGGSVGVVGAVNATPARPPSGLKQNGSTSYSAVVAESSTESALSTPSQSQSSQPSSLSSSTSQQLDNGPSLISSITLPPSSPSPSFSDSTPGGGSLLNGPHSYTQASDGLKAPEPLSSLKAMAERAALGSGLDGEMSNLHITDRDIFSSSAPGTPSAPQPSVSEVSIPPSLGVCPLGPTSLPKDQLYQQAMQEAAWTHMPHPSDSERIRQYLMRNPCPTLPFHHQIPPHHSDSIEFYQRLSTETLFFIFYYLEGTKAQYLSAKALKKQSWRFHTKYMMWFQRHEEPKTITDEFEQGTYIYFDYEKWGQRKKEGFTFEYRYLEDRDLQ, from the exons ATGGCTGACAAGAGAAAACTTCAAG GTGAGATCGACCGATGTTTGAAAAAAGTGGCTGAAGGTGTAGAACAGTTTGAAGATATCTGGCAAAAG CTCCATAATGCAGCTAATGCAAACCAGAAGGAAAAATATGAGGCTGACCTCAAGAAAGAAATCAAGAAGTTGCAG CGACTGAGAGATCAGATAAAGACATGGTTGGCCTCAAACGAGATCAAAGACAAACGGCAGCTAGTCGAAAATCGCAAACTCATAGAGACG CAAATGGAGCGATTCAAAGTGGTGGAGCGAGAAACAAAAACGAAAGCGTACTCAAAAGAAGGTTTAGGCCTTGCTCAGAAAGTGGATCCAGCTCAAAGGGAGAAGGAAGAGACAGGGCAGTGGCTGACG AGTACAATAGACACGTTAAACATGcaggtggatcagtttgagagtgAGGTGGAGTCTCTCTCTGttcaaacaagaaagaaaaagggTGATAAAGAG AAGCAGGATCGTATTGATGAGTTAAAGCGGCTAATTGAGCGACACAGGTTTCACATTCGCATGTTGGAAACTATTTTACGAATGCTGGACAATGACTCGGTGCCAGTGGATGCAATCCAGAAGATCAAGGACGATGTTGAGTACTACATAGATTCCTCCCAAGAACCGGACTTTGAAGAAAATGAGTTCCTGTATGATGACTTGGACCTAGAAGACATCC CTGCAGCTTTAGTTGCCACTTCTCCATCAGGTCAAGGCAACGTTGAAGACGAGATGTACCTCCACTCCAGCAGCACTCCCACTTCTACCACGTCCTCTTctcccatccctccatccccaGCCACTTGCACTGCT GAGAACTCAGAGGACGATAAGAAAAGGGGACGGTCGACAGAGAGTGAAGTTAGTCAG TCACCTGTGAAGAACGGCGCTCCCTCCttgctctcctccttctcttcctccaccaCCTCGGGCTCCTCCTCGGCCTCGTCCCTCGTGTCCATGGCCAGTGTCGTTGGGGGTATTCCACCAGTTCCTACGAGCAGCAGTCTAATAGGAAGCTTTAGCAGCGCTGTGCAACAGCATCAGCATCAATCTGCACAACCGCAGCAACAACctcagaaccagcagcagcagccacctCTGACCAAACCATCAGCTCCCTCGAACAACACCCCCAGTCCACCCAGCAACCCGCTACTCCCGGCCTCCACCACCCCCTCTCTCCCCACACCCAGCACACCTATTTCATCTGCTGTCAACTCTCTGTCTCAGCCTACTTCGGGGTCCACACCAGGATCCAGCTTGGGACTTGGATTGGGGCTGGGATTGAGCAAAGGTGGCATGACGGGGACCAGCACTGCCAACCAAATGTCAGGATTGGGCCTGAGTGGCCACCCCACACCTCTAAATACAATGGCAGGCCTCATTTCAGGATCCACTCCTGCACCTTATGCTCAGGCTGCGGCATCTGGTGGTTTAGGTTTAAGTGGCACCACCCAATCCAGCATttcagtggagagcagcactTCTATCACAACCTCTGGCTCCAGTGGAGTCACTACCAACGGGGCAGGGACGGGGCTTGGTCTGCTGGGTTCCAGTCCGGCCCATAGCTCTCTGAGTGGCAGCATATTGGGTTTAGTTCCTGGGCAAAGTGTCACCCCTGGTGCGTCGCAGCTGCCCCCAAGTTCAGTCAGCACTACACCAGGAGTGGTGGGTATGATGGGAGGAAACGGAGGAAGTGTTGGTGTGGTCGGAGCGGTGAACGCCACCCCTGCGAGACCGCCCAGTGGACTGAAGCAGAACGGAAGCACAA GCTATAGTGCCGTGGTGGCTGAGAGTTCCACAGAATCGGCTCTAAGCACACCCAGCCAGTCACAAAGCAGTCAGCCCTCTTCTCTCAGCTCGTCCACCAGTCAGCA ACTGGACAATGGCCCCAGTTTAATCAGCTCCATCACGCTGCCTCCAAGCTCTCCGTCACCCTCGTTTTCGGACAGCACACCTGGTGGAGGGAGTCTTCTGAACGGACCTCATTCGTATACACAAGCATCCGATGGTCTGAAG GCTCCTGAACCGCTCAGTTCACTGAAGGCGATGGCCGAGAGAGCTGCTCTGGGCTCAGGTTTGGACGGAGAAATGTCTAACCTGCACATAACGGACAGAG ACATCTTCTCTTCATCAGCACCAGGTACACCTTCTGCTCCTCAGCCGTCTGTGTCAGAAGTCAGCATCCCACCCTCACTTGGGGTGTGTCCACTGGGCCCCACCTCCCTCCCCAAAGACCAACTGTACCAACAGGCCATGCAGGAGGCAGCGTGGACGCACATGCCACACCCCTCCGACTCTGAGAGGATCAG GCAATATCTGATGAGGAACCCGTGTCCCACCTTGCCGTTCCATCACCAGATCCCCCCCCACCACTCTGACTCCATAGAGTTCTACCAGAGACTGTCCACAGAGAcgctcttcttcattttctacTATCTGGAG GGCACCAAGGCGCAGTACTTGTCTGCCAAGGCTCTGAAGAAGCAGTCGTGGAGGTTTCACACCAAGTACATGATGTGGTTCCAGCGGCACGAGGAGCCCAAGACTATCACTGACGAATTCGAGCAG GGCACTTACATTTACTTTGACTACGAAAAATGGGGCCAGAGGAAGAAGGAGGGGTTCACCTTTGAGTACAGGTACCTGGAGGACAGAGACCTGCAGTGA
- the cnot3a gene encoding CCR4-NOT transcription complex subunit 3a isoform X1 yields the protein MADKRKLQGEIDRCLKKVAEGVEQFEDIWQKLHNAANANQKEKYEADLKKEIKKLQRLRDQIKTWLASNEIKDKRQLVENRKLIETQMERFKVVERETKTKAYSKEGLGLAQKVDPAQREKEETGQWLTSTIDTLNMQVDQFESEVESLSVQTRKKKGDKEKQDRIDELKRLIERHRFHIRMLETILRMLDNDSVPVDAIQKIKDDVEYYIDSSQEPDFEENEFLYDDLDLEDIPAALVATSPSGQGNVEDEMYLHSSSTPTSTTSSSPIPPSPATCTAENSEDDKKRGRSTESEVSQSPVKNGAPSLLSSFSSSTTSGSSSASSLVSMASVVGGIPPVPTSSSLIGSFSSAVQQHQHQSAQPQQQPQNQQQQPPLTKPSAPSNNTPSPPSNPLLPASTTPSLPTPSTPISSAVNSLSQPTSGSTPGSSLGLGLGLGLSKGGMTGTSTANQMSGLGLSGHPTPLNTMAGLISGSTPAPYAQAAASGGLGLSGTTQSSISVESSTSITTSGSSGVTTNGAGTGLGLLGSSPAHSSLSGSILGLVPGQSVTPGASQLPPSSVSTTPGVVGMMGGNGGSVGVVGAVNATPARPPSGLKQNGSTSYSAVVAESSTESALSTPSQSQSSQPSSLSSSTSQQLDNGPSLISSITLPPSSPSPSFSDSTPGGGSLLNGPHSYTQASDGLKAPEPLSSLKAMAERAALGSGLDGEMSNLHITDRGRNDIFSSSAPGTPSAPQPSVSEVSIPPSLGVCPLGPTSLPKDQLYQQAMQEAAWTHMPHPSDSERIRQYLMRNPCPTLPFHHQIPPHHSDSIEFYQRLSTETLFFIFYYLEGTKAQYLSAKALKKQSWRFHTKYMMWFQRHEEPKTITDEFEQGTYIYFDYEKWGQRKKEGFTFEYRYLEDRDLQ from the exons ATGGCTGACAAGAGAAAACTTCAAG GTGAGATCGACCGATGTTTGAAAAAAGTGGCTGAAGGTGTAGAACAGTTTGAAGATATCTGGCAAAAG CTCCATAATGCAGCTAATGCAAACCAGAAGGAAAAATATGAGGCTGACCTCAAGAAAGAAATCAAGAAGTTGCAG CGACTGAGAGATCAGATAAAGACATGGTTGGCCTCAAACGAGATCAAAGACAAACGGCAGCTAGTCGAAAATCGCAAACTCATAGAGACG CAAATGGAGCGATTCAAAGTGGTGGAGCGAGAAACAAAAACGAAAGCGTACTCAAAAGAAGGTTTAGGCCTTGCTCAGAAAGTGGATCCAGCTCAAAGGGAGAAGGAAGAGACAGGGCAGTGGCTGACG AGTACAATAGACACGTTAAACATGcaggtggatcagtttgagagtgAGGTGGAGTCTCTCTCTGttcaaacaagaaagaaaaagggTGATAAAGAG AAGCAGGATCGTATTGATGAGTTAAAGCGGCTAATTGAGCGACACAGGTTTCACATTCGCATGTTGGAAACTATTTTACGAATGCTGGACAATGACTCGGTGCCAGTGGATGCAATCCAGAAGATCAAGGACGATGTTGAGTACTACATAGATTCCTCCCAAGAACCGGACTTTGAAGAAAATGAGTTCCTGTATGATGACTTGGACCTAGAAGACATCC CTGCAGCTTTAGTTGCCACTTCTCCATCAGGTCAAGGCAACGTTGAAGACGAGATGTACCTCCACTCCAGCAGCACTCCCACTTCTACCACGTCCTCTTctcccatccctccatccccaGCCACTTGCACTGCT GAGAACTCAGAGGACGATAAGAAAAGGGGACGGTCGACAGAGAGTGAAGTTAGTCAG TCACCTGTGAAGAACGGCGCTCCCTCCttgctctcctccttctcttcctccaccaCCTCGGGCTCCTCCTCGGCCTCGTCCCTCGTGTCCATGGCCAGTGTCGTTGGGGGTATTCCACCAGTTCCTACGAGCAGCAGTCTAATAGGAAGCTTTAGCAGCGCTGTGCAACAGCATCAGCATCAATCTGCACAACCGCAGCAACAACctcagaaccagcagcagcagccacctCTGACCAAACCATCAGCTCCCTCGAACAACACCCCCAGTCCACCCAGCAACCCGCTACTCCCGGCCTCCACCACCCCCTCTCTCCCCACACCCAGCACACCTATTTCATCTGCTGTCAACTCTCTGTCTCAGCCTACTTCGGGGTCCACACCAGGATCCAGCTTGGGACTTGGATTGGGGCTGGGATTGAGCAAAGGTGGCATGACGGGGACCAGCACTGCCAACCAAATGTCAGGATTGGGCCTGAGTGGCCACCCCACACCTCTAAATACAATGGCAGGCCTCATTTCAGGATCCACTCCTGCACCTTATGCTCAGGCTGCGGCATCTGGTGGTTTAGGTTTAAGTGGCACCACCCAATCCAGCATttcagtggagagcagcactTCTATCACAACCTCTGGCTCCAGTGGAGTCACTACCAACGGGGCAGGGACGGGGCTTGGTCTGCTGGGTTCCAGTCCGGCCCATAGCTCTCTGAGTGGCAGCATATTGGGTTTAGTTCCTGGGCAAAGTGTCACCCCTGGTGCGTCGCAGCTGCCCCCAAGTTCAGTCAGCACTACACCAGGAGTGGTGGGTATGATGGGAGGAAACGGAGGAAGTGTTGGTGTGGTCGGAGCGGTGAACGCCACCCCTGCGAGACCGCCCAGTGGACTGAAGCAGAACGGAAGCACAA GCTATAGTGCCGTGGTGGCTGAGAGTTCCACAGAATCGGCTCTAAGCACACCCAGCCAGTCACAAAGCAGTCAGCCCTCTTCTCTCAGCTCGTCCACCAGTCAGCA ACTGGACAATGGCCCCAGTTTAATCAGCTCCATCACGCTGCCTCCAAGCTCTCCGTCACCCTCGTTTTCGGACAGCACACCTGGTGGAGGGAGTCTTCTGAACGGACCTCATTCGTATACACAAGCATCCGATGGTCTGAAG GCTCCTGAACCGCTCAGTTCACTGAAGGCGATGGCCGAGAGAGCTGCTCTGGGCTCAGGTTTGGACGGAGAAATGTCTAACCTGCACATAACGGACAGAGGTCGGAATG ACATCTTCTCTTCATCAGCACCAGGTACACCTTCTGCTCCTCAGCCGTCTGTGTCAGAAGTCAGCATCCCACCCTCACTTGGGGTGTGTCCACTGGGCCCCACCTCCCTCCCCAAAGACCAACTGTACCAACAGGCCATGCAGGAGGCAGCGTGGACGCACATGCCACACCCCTCCGACTCTGAGAGGATCAG GCAATATCTGATGAGGAACCCGTGTCCCACCTTGCCGTTCCATCACCAGATCCCCCCCCACCACTCTGACTCCATAGAGTTCTACCAGAGACTGTCCACAGAGAcgctcttcttcattttctacTATCTGGAG GGCACCAAGGCGCAGTACTTGTCTGCCAAGGCTCTGAAGAAGCAGTCGTGGAGGTTTCACACCAAGTACATGATGTGGTTCCAGCGGCACGAGGAGCCCAAGACTATCACTGACGAATTCGAGCAG GGCACTTACATTTACTTTGACTACGAAAAATGGGGCCAGAGGAAGAAGGAGGGGTTCACCTTTGAGTACAGGTACCTGGAGGACAGAGACCTGCAGTGA
- the tfpt gene encoding TCF3 fusion partner, with product MMEDFSGLALPPLFGGHILEAELEPDGVELDARELETTTTTEVELGPAGSELLESNTQEDDERRAIDKRKYLALNRRCKEIEQVNQKTLGRLHQIQRITRRLKKERRFLMKALDAHRDDYRNAQLTILLEEESAGRLDPASAAEEDRLNGVSGSASLSSFHPAVGPKKKRHRVPRPEKDKDQQQSEASTSGLAETQFGEMPSPASLSH from the exons ATGATGGAGGATTTTTCTGGTTTGGCGCTCCCCCCTCTTTTTGGAGGTCACATCCTGGAGGCAGAACTGGAACCAGATGGTGTTGAGCTGGATGCAAGGGAGTTAGAGACAACAACCACGACTGAA GTGGAGCTAGGCCCTGCTGGTAGTGAGCTTCTGGAGAGTAACACTCAAGAGGATGACGAGAGACGAGCTATCGACAAAAGAAAATACTTGGCCCTCAATAGAAGGTGTAAAGAAATCGAGCAG GTAAATCAGAAAACCCTTGGCCGCCTACACCAAATACAGAGAATTACACGACGCTTAAAGAAGGAGAGGCG GTTCCTCATGAAAGCCCTTGATGCACACAGAGATGACTATCGAAACGCTCAGCTCACCATCCTTCTGGAG GAAGAATCTGCAGGACGTTTGGATCCAGCCTCTGCAGCCGAAGAGGATCGACTCAATGGAGTGTCTGGTTCTGCCTCATTGTCCAGTTTTCATCCTGCTGTGGGCCCAAAGAAGAAACGACATCGGGTTCCACGACCGGAAAAGGATAAAGATCAGCAA CAATCTGAGGCCAGCACGTCAGGGTTGGCAGAGACACAGTTTGGAGAAATGCCCAGCCCAGCCTCTCTATCACATTGA